In Vespa velutina chromosome 1, iVesVel2.1, whole genome shotgun sequence, the following proteins share a genomic window:
- the LOC124949282 gene encoding probable leucine--tRNA ligase, mitochondrial, translating into MKYDFINVLKPIFNKRHEYFLKIVIERRASTGICSLKDDDLNITTKNKIELYWKNKVNPNLHDENDITKDKFYVLSMFPYPSGKLHMGHVRVYTISDVIARFYRMTGKNVIHPIGWDAFGLPAENAAIEQQIDPSKWTVTNINIMRKQLNALNFSFDWNREISTCDPEYYRWTQELFLKLFEKNLIYRKEEYVNWDPIDNTVLAEEQVDINNISWRSGAKVEKRLLNQWFIRTTAFAKSLLDGLNDPILNEWKDIIKIQKNWIGDCNGVSFDFKLVSDISELPKTMNLWTDKPEFVKFAKFVVISPSNALNQQQYSENINATTKKLKATVINPFTEQELPIFISDELVFPPNRDNYLGIPSASIEDYKFAESVEIPFQRHNIRSHEELQCELNEILIKAKKWNIGGHIVSSRLKDWLISRQRYWGTPIPIIHCKNCGIQPVPRNQLPVVLPNINFNLSEKNHFTLLNAKEWLQTVCPKCGNHAIREADTMDTFVDSCWYFLRYIDPKNQEEIFSVEKVKKMLPVDLYIGGKEHATLHLYYARFINHFLYEEGLVPTREPFKQLLVQGMVMGKTYQISNTGQYIKESDVIKDETDNQYYEKNTGRLIKVTWEKMSKSKYNGVDPLELLENYGVDTTRLLILADVAPTSHRNWSTDTIRGIQNWENRIWLTLKEFIKMREHVSLEELQTAATDPKYIKDDEFMFDSRNYFLKMVTFNIIKSQQISVAISRMQGLTNSLRKVCKECKLKSREYERALATQIIMLAPLVPHFASELWTAFCSIPHHLINKEEVLLDKDVLEQKWPEIDMDYKMRMNVYVDKQLFMEIKVPRHTLDKLTVQEASELIMTKPFYQKLIRKRTITDVKLVSQIACDANLYITTNKILEEISS; encoded by the exons ataaaatagagttGTATTGGAAGAATAAGGTGAATCCGAATTTAcatgatgaaaatgatattacaaAGGATAAGTTTTATGTCCTTTCTATGTTTCCTTATCCTTCTGGAAAACTTCATATGGGCCATGTTAGAGTTTACACGATCAGTGATGTTATAGCACGTTTCTATAGGATGACAg GTAAAAATGTAATTCACCCTATTGGATGGGATGCATTTGGTCTACCTGCTGAAAATGCTGCTATTGAGCAACAAATTGATCCTAGTAAATGGACAGTaaccaatataaatataatgcgCAAACAATTAAATGctcttaatttttcatttgattggAACAGGGAAATTTCTACTTGTGATCCTGAATATTATAGATGGActcaagaattatttttaaaactctttgaaaaaaatctaatttatagaaaagaagaatatgttAATTGGGATCCCATTGATAATACAGTATTAGCTGAAGAACAggtcgatataaataatatttcttggaGATCTGGAGCTAAAGTGGAAAAGagattattaaatcaatgGTTTATTAGAACTACAGCCTTCGCTAA GTCATTATTGGATGGATTAAATGATCCAATATTGAATGAGTggaaagatattataaaaattcaaaaaaattggATAGGTGATTGTAATGGTGTAAGTTTTGATTTTAAGTTAGTTTCTGATATCTCAGAATTGCCAAAAACCATGAATCTATGGACTGATAAGCCAGAATTTGTCAAATTTGCAAAATTTGTTGTTATTTCTCCTAGTAATGCATTAAATCAACAACAATattctgaaaatattaatgcaaCAACTAAAAAACTGAAAGCCACTGTAATAAATCCTTTTACTGAACAAGAGTTACCAATATTTATATCTGATGAATTGGTTTTTCCACCAAATAGAGATAATTATCTGGGTATTCCTTCTGCTTCTATTGAAGATTACAAATTTGCAGAATCCGTGGAAATTCCATTTCAACGACATAATATACGTTCTCATGAAGAATTGCAGTGTGaacttaatgaaatattaattaaagcaaaaaaatgGAATATTGGAGGACATATAGTAAGCTCCAGATTGAAAGATTGGCTGATTTCTAGACAAAGATATTGGGGCACTCCTATTCCGATTATACATTGTAAAAATTGTGGTATTCAACCTGTGCCACGTAATCAGTTGCCTGTTGTGTTACcaaacattaattttaatttatcagaaaaaaatcattttacttTACTCAATGCCAAAGAATGGTTACAGACTGTATGTCCTAAGTGTGGTAATCATGCTATCAGAGAAGCTGATACAATGGATACATTTGTAGATAGTTGTTGgtattttttaagatatattgatccaaaaaatcaagaagaaatattttccgtAGAAAAGGTCAAAAAAATGTTACCtgttgatttatatataggtGGAAAGGAACATg CTACGCTCCATTTATATTATGCTCGATTTATAAaccattttttatatgaagaaGGTCTTGTTCCTACTCGTGAACCATTTAAGCAACTCCTTGTACAGGGTATGGTAATGGGAAAAACTTACCAAATATCTAATACCGGGcagtatataaaagaaagtgaTGTAATTAAAGATGAAACGGATAAccaatattatgaaaaaaataccgGGAGACTTATAAAAGTTACTTGGGAAAAAATGtctaaatcaaaatataatggaGTTGATCCTCTTGAACTTTTGGAAAATTATGGTGTGGATACAACTAGATTATTAATACTAGCTGATGTAGCTCCAACTTCCCATAGAAATTGGTCTACTGATa cAATTCGTGGTATACAAAACTGGGAAAATCGTATATGGTTAACTCTGAAAGAATTTATCAAGATGAGAGAACATGTATCATTAGAAGAACTTCAAACAGCAGCTACTGATCCTAAATACATTAAAGATGATGAATTCATGTTTGATAgcagaaattattttttaaaaatggtaacctttaatatcataaaatcgCAGCAGATAAGTGTTGCAATATCTAGAATGCAAGGACTTACAAATAG TTTACGAAAAGTATGTAAGGAGTGTAAATTAAAAAGTCGTGAATATGAACGGGCATTAGCTACACAAATAATTATGCTTGCGCCATTAGTTCCACATTTTGCTTCAGAATTATGGACTGCATTTTGTTCTATACCACATCatcttataaataaagaggaaGTGCTATTGGATAAAGATGTATTAGAGCAAAAATGGCCTGAAATAGATATGGACTATAAGATGAGAATGAATGTTTAC GTCGATAAACAGTTGTTCATGGAAATAAAAGTTCCCCGCCATACTTTAGATAAATTAACTGTACAGGAAGCTTCAGAATTAATAATGACTAAACCCTTTTATCAAAAACTTATACGAAAGCGTACAATCACAGATGTTAAGCTTGTTTCACAGATAGCTTGTGatgcaaatttatatattactacaaataaaatattagaggAAATTTCATCTTAA
- the LOC124949287 gene encoding probable chitinase 2 codes for MNPMRNLTSCLLMLLFLYINSIQSYTTPTHGKVVACYVATWAKYRPSYGKFTLDNLKPEYCTHLIYAFAGLNTTTWEIQSLDRWNDIEEDGIGNYKKMTALRNQYPRLKVSIAIGGWNEGSGNYSILASDKEKRKIFVNSVLEFLREYKFDGIDLDWEFPSQGDGKPEDKQNFLLLVKDLKQGLPNFIVTSAISPNKKIIDEGYDVPEICKYLDYIHIMAYDYHGPWDSKIFPNAPLYSDDDASVDFTVSYLLKLGAPPGKLILGLPMYGRTYISTENFTSDEIPIGARFESEGFKGPYTGVNGTMGYNEICTELKNTNWMSGWDLYSKTLYAVNKNRVIMYDDQKSFKMKVLYANKMNLGGVMIWSIDTDDFHGNCGIKYILMKSINRAFKDDETKGEDETKGEDENKGNGTSRIFSLYNILTVLCAIVSIFTLTNI; via the exons ATGAATCCGATGAGGAATCTGACGTCATGTCTTCTAATGCTATTATTTCTATACATTAATAGTATTCAAA GCTACACAACGCCAACGCACGGAAAGGTCGTTGCCTGTTATGTCGCTACGTGGGCAAAGTATAGACCTTCGTATGGCAAATTTACATTGGATAATCTTAAACCAGAATATTGTACACATTTGATTTACGCTTTCGCGGGTTTGAATACGACTACTTGGGAAATACAAAGTCTTGATAGATGGAATGATATCGAGGAAGatg GAATtggtaattacaaaaaaatgacAGCTCTTCGTAATCAATATCCAAGATTAAAAGTTTCGATAGCTATCGGTGGTTGGAATGAAGGTAGTGGGAACTATTCTATTCTTGCTTCTGATAAAGAAAAGCGAAAAATCTTTGTCAACAGCGTTTTAGAATTTCTTAG AGAATACAAATTCGATGGCATCGATTTAGATTGGGAATTTCCTTCGCAGGGAGATGGTAAACCGGAGGATAAACAAAATTTCCTCTTACTCGTTAAa GATTTGAAACAAGGATTACCTAATTTTATAGTAACCTCAGCTATAAGcccaaataagaaaataattgacgAAGGATATGACGTTCCGGAAATTTGCAAATACCTCGATTACATACACATTATGGCCTATGATTATCATGGTCCATGggattcaaaaatttttccgAATGCTCCGTTATACAGTGATGATGATGCAAGCGTG gATTTTACTGTCAGCTATTTACTAAAATTAGGAGCACCACCTGGAAAACTCATTCTGGGTTTACCTATGTACGGACGAACATATATTTCAACTGAAAACTTTACTTCAGATGAAATTCCTATTGGAGCACGGTTTGAATCAGAAGGTTTTAAAGGACCTTATACTGGTGTAAATGGAACTATGGGTTATAATGAA ATCTGTACAGAACTGAAGAATACAAATTGGATGTCTGGATGGGATCTTTATAGTAAAACACTATACGCGGTGAATAAAAACCGAGTGATTATGTACGATGATcagaaaagttttaaaatgaag GTATTATATGccaataaaatgaatttaggTGGCGTTATGATTTGGAGCATCGATACCGATGATTTTCACGGAAATTGCggaattaaatacatattaatgaAATCTATCAATAGGGCTTTTAAAGATGATGAAACAAAAGGAGAAGATGAAACAAAAggagaagatgaaaataaaggaaatggAACAAGTAGAATATTTTccttgtacaatatattaacAGTACTTTGTGCCATTGTTAGTATTTTTACTTTGACAAACATATAA
- the LOC124946792 gene encoding protein KTI12 homolog encodes MPLIIITGIPCSGKTTRTLQLKEYLENEVKKRVDIITEIDFISKTGYDRNSFYSDSKNEKCIRSDIKSMAQRILNPNDVLIIDGSNYIKGYRYEIYCMSKLYKTPQCTIHCDIPIEHAWLWNEKRPVSEQYSREIFDGLVMRYETPDNKNRWDAPLFAVMPEDDLKFDDIYKSLYEVKAPKPNQSTQCPPLSSTNYLYELDRITQDITNAILSAKQLGIENDIKIPQYGLTVQKTGNTPQMMRLRRQFLTYSKMHQININQIALLFVQYLNKSL; translated from the exons ATGcctcttattataataactgGTATTCCTTGTAGTGGTAAAACTACAAGAACATTACAACTAAAGGAATATCTTGAAAACGAAGTGAAAAAACGTGTAGATATTATTACTGAAATTGATTTCATATCTAAAACAGGTTATGATAGAAACTCATTTTATTCTG attctaaaaatgaaaaatgtataaggAGTGATATAAAATCCATGGcacaaagaatattaaatccaaatgatgtattaataatagatgGTAGCAATTATATTAAAGGATATCGctatgaaatatattgtatgtcaaaattatataaaacaccACAATGCACCATACATTGTGATATACCTATTGAACATGCTTGGTTatggaatgaaaaaagacCAGTATCAGAACAATACAGCAGGGAAATATTTGATGGACTTGTAATGag gTACGAAACAccagataataaaaatcgatggGACGCTCCATTATTTGCAGTGATGCCAGAAgatgatttaaaatttgatgatatttataaGTCCCTTTATGAAGTTAAAGCACCTAAACCAAATCAAAGCACACAATGT CCTCCTTTATCATCTACAAATTATTTGTATGAACTGGATAGAATAACGCAAGATATCACTAAC gCAATATTATCAGCAAAACAATTAggaattgaaaatgatataaaaattcctCAATATGGCTTAACAGTACAAAAAACAGGTAATACACCTCAAATGATGAGACTACGAAgacaatttttaacatataGCAAAATgcatcaaattaatattaatcaaatagcTCTACTATTTGTACAATATCTTAATAAAagcttataa
- the LOC124946786 gene encoding carnosine N-methyltransferase isoform X1 — MESMHNAYPKKVHDSYEDEEERKHFQRIVSAFRHYKSHSLQRVKKTESYLLSLPVHHQKLLSKYKEHLQEVKRCIEYNNDIIRLIIKDVAHIFENVSPASAQNDSVRKLYLTQNTRPVLADQEKVQATIKQLVRDWSLEGTEERKACYQPIIDEITNQFPLDKCTPSQVQILVPGAGLGRLAYEIARRGYTCQGNEFSLFMLFASHFVLNKCRGINSYQVHPWVHQYMNNLKPEHQTQAVFFPDVNPSDLPENAQFSMTAGDFLEVYTEDDHWDCVATCFFIDCANNVVQFIETIYKILKPGGVWINLGPLLYHFSDMPMEDSIEPSYDAVRDVIQGFGFHLEKEETHMKTRYAQNVNSMLQCEYNSVYFVCRKPKRHINILGHQNGAESNGIQEQEN; from the exons ATGGAATCGATGCACAATGCATATCCGAAAAAAGTTCACGATTCGTACGAGGatgaagaggagaggaaacaTTTTCAACGTATTGTTTCAGCGTTCAGGCACTATAA atcTCACTCCCTGCAGAGAGTTAAGAAGACAGAATCTTATCTATTATCCTTACCGGTGCATCATCAGAAACTATTATCCAAATATAAAGAGCATCTTCAAGAAGTCAAGAGATGTATTgaatataacaacgatataatAAGACTCATCATAAAGGATGTAGctcatatttttgaaaatgtgaGCCCAGCTAGTGCACAAAATGACAGTGTAAGAAAACTTTACCTG ACACAAAACACCCGACCTGTATTGGCTGACCAAGAAAAAGTACAAGCTACTATTAAACAATTAGTTCGCGACTGGAGCTTGGAAGGAACTGAAGAACGTAAAGCTTGCTATCAGCCTATCATAGATGAAATAACAAATCAATTTCCATTAGATAAATG TACTCCATCACAAGTGCAAATTCTAGTACCTGGTGCAGGATTGGGTCGTCTTGCGTATGAAATTGCAAGGCGTGGTTATACTTGCCAAGGGaacgaattttctctctttatgctCTTTGCATCACATTTCGTATTAAATAA ATGCAGAGGTATAAATTCATATCAAGTACATCCATGGGTACATCAATATATGAACAATTTAAAACCAGAACATCAAACACAAGCTGTTTTCTTCCCTGACGTAAATCCCAGTGATCTTCCAGAAAATGCACAATTTTCTATGACAGCAGGAGATTTCTTAGAG gtTTATACAGAAGATGACCATTGGGATTGTGTTGCTACGTGTTTCTTTATAGATTGTGCAAATAATGTAGTACAATTTATAGAAACcatctataaaattttaaaaccaGGAGGAGTATGGATAAATCTTGGTCCATTGCTGTATCATTTTAGTGACATGCCTATGGAAGATTCAATAGAACCAAGTTATGATGCAGTTCGTGATGTTATACAAGGTTTCGGTTTTCATCTTgag aaagaagaaacacacATGAAAACACGCTATGCGCAAAATGTGAATAGTATGTTACAATGCGAGTATAATAGTGTGTATTTTGTATGTCGGAAACCTAAAagacatattaatatattgggTCATCAAAATGGTGCTGAAAGCAATGGCAtacaagaacaagaaaattaa
- the LOC124946786 gene encoding carnosine N-methyltransferase isoform X2 encodes MESMHNAYPKKVHDSYEDEEERKHFQRIVSAFRHYKSHSLQRVKKTESYLLSLPVHHQKLLSKYKEHLQEVKRCIEYNNDIIRLIIKDVAHIFENVSPASAQNDSTQNTRPVLADQEKVQATIKQLVRDWSLEGTEERKACYQPIIDEITNQFPLDKCTPSQVQILVPGAGLGRLAYEIARRGYTCQGNEFSLFMLFASHFVLNKCRGINSYQVHPWVHQYMNNLKPEHQTQAVFFPDVNPSDLPENAQFSMTAGDFLEVYTEDDHWDCVATCFFIDCANNVVQFIETIYKILKPGGVWINLGPLLYHFSDMPMEDSIEPSYDAVRDVIQGFGFHLEKEETHMKTRYAQNVNSMLQCEYNSVYFVCRKPKRHINILGHQNGAESNGIQEQEN; translated from the exons ATGGAATCGATGCACAATGCATATCCGAAAAAAGTTCACGATTCGTACGAGGatgaagaggagaggaaacaTTTTCAACGTATTGTTTCAGCGTTCAGGCACTATAA atcTCACTCCCTGCAGAGAGTTAAGAAGACAGAATCTTATCTATTATCCTTACCGGTGCATCATCAGAAACTATTATCCAAATATAAAGAGCATCTTCAAGAAGTCAAGAGATGTATTgaatataacaacgatataatAAGACTCATCATAAAGGATGTAGctcatatttttgaaaatgtgaGCCCAGCTAGTGCACAAAATGACAGT ACACAAAACACCCGACCTGTATTGGCTGACCAAGAAAAAGTACAAGCTACTATTAAACAATTAGTTCGCGACTGGAGCTTGGAAGGAACTGAAGAACGTAAAGCTTGCTATCAGCCTATCATAGATGAAATAACAAATCAATTTCCATTAGATAAATG TACTCCATCACAAGTGCAAATTCTAGTACCTGGTGCAGGATTGGGTCGTCTTGCGTATGAAATTGCAAGGCGTGGTTATACTTGCCAAGGGaacgaattttctctctttatgctCTTTGCATCACATTTCGTATTAAATAA ATGCAGAGGTATAAATTCATATCAAGTACATCCATGGGTACATCAATATATGAACAATTTAAAACCAGAACATCAAACACAAGCTGTTTTCTTCCCTGACGTAAATCCCAGTGATCTTCCAGAAAATGCACAATTTTCTATGACAGCAGGAGATTTCTTAGAG gtTTATACAGAAGATGACCATTGGGATTGTGTTGCTACGTGTTTCTTTATAGATTGTGCAAATAATGTAGTACAATTTATAGAAACcatctataaaattttaaaaccaGGAGGAGTATGGATAAATCTTGGTCCATTGCTGTATCATTTTAGTGACATGCCTATGGAAGATTCAATAGAACCAAGTTATGATGCAGTTCGTGATGTTATACAAGGTTTCGGTTTTCATCTTgag aaagaagaaacacacATGAAAACACGCTATGCGCAAAATGTGAATAGTATGTTACAATGCGAGTATAATAGTGTGTATTTTGTATGTCGGAAACCTAAAagacatattaatatattgggTCATCAAAATGGTGCTGAAAGCAATGGCAtacaagaacaagaaaattaa